Proteins found in one Methylobacterium sp. CB376 genomic segment:
- a CDS encoding DUF2218 domain-containing protein: MLTAQARVDTTQGSRYLTQLCKHWSHRFPETAFSPERGVVPFGEGREAVFEADSEGLTLRVRAPDAEALARLEAVVAEHLARFAFREDLGGIAWTRLA; the protein is encoded by the coding sequence TTGCTGACCGCGCAGGCCCGGGTCGACACGACCCAGGGCAGCCGTTACCTGACCCAGCTCTGCAAGCACTGGAGCCACCGCTTCCCCGAGACGGCGTTCTCCCCGGAGCGGGGCGTCGTCCCCTTCGGAGAGGGGCGCGAGGCCGTGTTCGAGGCCGATTCCGAGGGCCTGACCCTGCGGGTGAGGGCTCCCGACGCCGAGGCCCTGGCGCGGCTGGAGGCCGTGGTGGCCGAGCACCTCGCCCGCTTCGCGTTCCGGGAGGATCTCGGCGGGATCGCCTGGACGCGGCTCGCGTGA
- a CDS encoding xanthine dehydrogenase family protein molybdopterin-binding subunit, whose product MLVQGQGRYTDDLALEGQARAVFVRSPVAHGRLNGIDAEAARAMPGVLGVFTAADLDGYGRIGNSMAFTNQDGSPMRKPPQPSLATDRVRYAGEPVALVVAETLAEARDAAEAVILDIEDLPVVTTAEEAAAPDAPLIHDEAPGNLALDFALGDRAATDAAFAAAAHVTCLDLVNNRLVINPMEPRAAIGVYEPGDGRYTLHVGSQGVFGLRNSLADGVLKTGRDKVRVVTGHVGGSFGMKAPVYPEYLPLLHAAKVLGRPVKWTDLRSESFLSDHHGRDVAVTAELALDAEGRFLAFRVRGRGNMGAYLNPLSPLFQTVNIARNMVGVYRTPVFDVAVACLYTNTTPIGAYRGAGRPEGNYFIERLIENAAAETGRDRVALRRLNQIRPEDMPYAAPSGMTYDSGDFPAVLDRALAAADWDGFPARRAESEARGLLRGIGIGDYLEITAPPMNEMGGLRFEADGTVTIITGTLDYGQGHATPFAQVLHDRLGIPLDKVRLLQGDSDQLIAGGGTGGSKSLMASGAAIVEASALVIEKGRAAAAAVLEAGPADIVFEDGRFVVAGTDRGIGLLDLAAKLREGLPDPQAPRSLDVAHVHEASPSAFPNGCHVAEVEVDPETGVAAVVRYTTVNDFGTVVNPLLVEGQIHGGVIQGIGQALMERTAYDEQGQLVTGSFMDYCLPRAADAPPMSFESHPVPAKTNPLGVKGCGEAGCAGALPSVMNALVDALRARGVAHINMPATPRAIWAALREAEGA is encoded by the coding sequence GTGCTGGTGCAGGGGCAGGGGCGCTACACGGACGACCTCGCCCTTGAGGGGCAGGCCCGCGCGGTCTTCGTGCGCAGCCCGGTGGCGCATGGGCGGCTGAACGGGATCGACGCCGAGGCCGCCCGCGCGATGCCGGGCGTGCTCGGCGTGTTCACGGCGGCGGATCTCGACGGCTACGGCCGTATCGGCAACAGCATGGCCTTCACCAACCAGGACGGCTCGCCGATGCGCAAGCCGCCCCAGCCCTCGCTCGCCACCGACCGGGTGCGCTACGCGGGCGAGCCGGTGGCTCTCGTGGTCGCCGAGACCCTGGCGGAGGCCCGCGACGCCGCCGAGGCCGTGATCCTCGACATCGAGGACCTGCCGGTGGTGACCACCGCCGAGGAGGCGGCCGCGCCCGACGCGCCGCTCATCCACGACGAGGCGCCCGGCAACCTCGCCCTCGACTTCGCCCTCGGCGACCGCGCCGCCACCGACGCCGCCTTCGCGGCCGCGGCGCACGTCACCTGCCTCGACCTCGTCAACAACCGCCTCGTCATCAACCCGATGGAGCCGCGCGCGGCGATCGGCGTCTACGAGCCGGGGGACGGGCGCTACACCCTGCATGTGGGCTCCCAGGGCGTCTTCGGCCTGCGCAACAGCCTCGCGGACGGGGTGCTCAAGACCGGGCGCGACAAGGTCCGGGTGGTCACCGGCCATGTCGGCGGCTCCTTCGGCATGAAGGCGCCGGTCTATCCCGAGTACCTGCCGCTCCTCCACGCCGCCAAGGTGCTGGGGCGGCCCGTCAAGTGGACGGACCTGCGCTCCGAGAGCTTCCTCTCCGACCATCACGGCCGCGACGTCGCGGTGACGGCGGAGCTCGCCCTCGACGCGGAGGGCCGCTTCCTGGCCTTCCGGGTGCGCGGCCGGGGCAATATGGGGGCCTACCTCAACCCGCTCTCGCCGCTGTTCCAGACCGTGAACATCGCCCGCAACATGGTCGGCGTCTACCGCACGCCGGTCTTCGACGTGGCGGTCGCCTGCCTCTACACCAACACCACGCCGATCGGGGCCTATCGGGGCGCGGGCCGCCCGGAGGGCAACTACTTCATCGAGCGCCTGATCGAGAACGCCGCCGCCGAGACCGGCCGCGACCGGGTGGCCCTGCGCCGCCTCAACCAGATCCGCCCGGAGGACATGCCCTACGCGGCCCCCTCGGGCATGACCTACGACAGCGGCGACTTCCCGGCCGTGCTCGACCGGGCCCTCGCCGCCGCGGATTGGGACGGTTTCCCGGCCCGCCGCGCCGAGAGCGAGGCGCGCGGCCTGCTGCGCGGCATCGGCATCGGCGACTACCTGGAGATCACCGCGCCGCCGATGAACGAGATGGGCGGCCTGCGCTTCGAGGCGGACGGCACCGTGACGATCATCACCGGCACCCTCGATTACGGCCAGGGCCACGCCACGCCCTTCGCGCAGGTGCTGCACGACCGCCTCGGCATCCCCCTCGACAAGGTCCGCCTGCTCCAGGGCGACAGCGACCAGCTCATCGCGGGCGGCGGCACCGGCGGGTCGAAGTCGCTGATGGCGAGCGGCGCCGCCATCGTGGAGGCGAGCGCCCTCGTGATCGAGAAGGGCAGGGCGGCCGCCGCTGCCGTGCTGGAGGCCGGCCCGGCCGACATCGTCTTCGAGGACGGCCGCTTCGTCGTCGCGGGCACCGATCGCGGCATCGGGCTCCTCGACCTCGCCGCCAAGCTGCGCGAGGGCCTGCCCGACCCGCAGGCGCCGCGCAGCCTCGACGTCGCCCACGTGCACGAGGCCTCCCCCTCGGCCTTCCCGAACGGCTGCCACGTCGCCGAGGTCGAGGTCGATCCCGAGACGGGCGTCGCCGCGGTGGTGCGCTACACCACGGTCAACGATTTCGGCACGGTGGTGAACCCGCTCCTCGTCGAGGGCCAGATCCACGGCGGCGTGATCCAGGGCATCGGCCAGGCGCTGATGGAGCGCACGGCCTACGACGAGCAGGGCCAGCTCGTGACCGGCTCGTTCATGGATTACTGCCTGCCGCGCGCCGCCGACGCGCCCCCGATGAGCTTCGAGAGCCACCCGGTTCCGGCCAAGACCAACCCGCTCGGCGTCAAGGGCTGCGGCGAGGCCGGCTGCGCCGGCGCGCTGCCCTCGGTGATGAACGCCCTCGTCGACGCCCTGCGGGCCCGGGGCGTCGCCCACATCAACATGCCGGCCACGCCCCGGGCGATCTGGGCGGCCCTGCGGGAGGCCGAGGGCGCATGA
- a CDS encoding DUF1796 family putative cysteine peptidase, with protein MYRRYVSLGQNCEVAFQFRRIFGTDSSSFFSWNVTSFEAAIRLIDDDFEGILEECNLERHADGRMVRDKGYDYLFHSPFATPEPRDDPDFAATLTRWRERTLHLVAKFREAYRAPWRTAYFYVTDQAACRSRAVRLRDALRARHEADNFVLVLLQDEGMREEPWGEPCLANHYLKRLAPWHDASDGHVSSYDRVFRAHPFDGAVAYAGY; from the coding sequence ATGTACAGAAGATACGTCTCTCTTGGTCAGAATTGTGAGGTAGCCTTCCAGTTCCGGAGGATCTTCGGCACCGACAGTTCAAGTTTCTTCTCCTGGAACGTCACGAGTTTCGAAGCCGCAATCCGGCTCATCGACGATGATTTCGAGGGGATCTTGGAGGAGTGCAACCTCGAACGGCACGCCGACGGCCGCATGGTGCGGGACAAGGGCTATGATTACTTGTTCCACTCGCCATTCGCGACCCCGGAGCCGCGCGACGATCCCGATTTCGCGGCGACGTTGACGCGCTGGCGGGAACGCACGCTGCACCTGGTCGCGAAATTTCGCGAGGCGTACCGCGCTCCGTGGCGGACCGCCTACTTCTACGTGACGGACCAGGCGGCGTGCCGCTCCCGGGCGGTCCGGCTGCGCGACGCGCTTCGCGCCAGGCATGAGGCGGACAACTTCGTCCTGGTGCTGCTGCAGGACGAGGGGATGCGGGAGGAGCCGTGGGGCGAACCCTGCCTGGCGAACCATTATCTAAAGCGCCTTGCGCCCTGGCACGATGCCAGCGACGGCCACGTGTCGTCCTATGACCGCGTCTTCCGCGCCCACCCGTTCGACGGCGCCGTCGCCTACGCGGGCTACTGA
- a CDS encoding glycosyltransferase, whose product MSADPVPRAPADAPSSPARPRLAVIVPVFKHSGLVREAVASLTRQSRFADVDVVLVDDGCPDPQTFTTLTAFCARWPNIHCVRQANGGLSAARNRGIAFALRRLPAAEGVYFLDADNLLAPYGIAAMQEALLLHPEADWFYPDIRMFGVRAFHDYSGDFNAYAASVVNLCEAGSLIRRRMIEAGLRFDEGMRLGYEDWDFWLSAVGRGFRGRHLPNLGLSYRKRAESMLADSTRSDTQIREYLRRKHEALFQVNAFVAREHDELPRFAVRLSDEASVEMASDLQRGGPRMDQQAFETRIWQAIREPAFVWAGQYLLSTTGRTLALLRGAGLTRWLCLEIERALAGHNFVSLTLAASDDDTIRVRRGHGFSPHCHLLAVSQKLLQAIALDEKDAWITELPIHGANYRVATLEIRLPPRAMAAETLKDVAVTDFVQFCLHLRCHGLRGRPSNLVEEVFLGSRPLDAMAPRARAQFDGALLPPVAEAREGRVACVLPHCDFGGVEKVTFCLARELRRQGLRTSLILLGSDVAYRAHRALEAFDDIYLVDAGGRIAAWAGDSFLGTQLPRILDEAWARDFANVLTTFELVVSCHSAEIMGLFSGLRRRGVTTATYLHLFDKSRIGAACGHPMLALAYEHAIDLVLTCSEGMACEMASLGIPRDKILALPNAPSLEPDPHRAVAPRAPAGRPLRLLYLGRLDTQKGLDRLAEIIDALDPDPLFEIRVVGKAVLTDAHLTLSRHAHLVEPPVYDDAGLSEIYRWADILLPSRYEGLPLTVLEAMVHGVVPIVAACGAVAEAVESGVSGVVVPQERCVPGFLDHLRALAAAPERLEAMSRAAMARAAGRPWSVLAERLRARLGAVRAARARERAGAGRAGAGAGLIGARGGRAVPPRRGRPAPGDLAGSRRIASWEATLRRVRHECPSRRARLCGPPAVRHRSAGAAGRGSRAGAGAGALHGRPRP is encoded by the coding sequence ATGAGCGCCGATCCCGTGCCCCGCGCCCCGGCGGATGCGCCGTCCTCCCCGGCGCGCCCGCGCCTGGCGGTGATCGTCCCGGTCTTCAAGCACAGCGGGCTGGTGCGCGAGGCGGTCGCCTCGCTCACGCGCCAGTCGCGGTTCGCGGACGTGGACGTGGTCCTGGTCGACGACGGGTGCCCCGACCCGCAGACCTTCACGACGCTGACCGCCTTCTGCGCGCGCTGGCCCAACATCCACTGCGTGAGGCAGGCCAATGGCGGCCTCAGCGCGGCCCGCAACCGCGGCATCGCCTTCGCGCTCCGCCGGCTCCCGGCGGCGGAGGGCGTCTACTTCCTCGATGCCGACAACCTCCTCGCCCCCTACGGCATCGCGGCGATGCAGGAGGCGCTGCTCCTTCATCCCGAGGCGGATTGGTTCTACCCGGACATCCGGATGTTCGGTGTCCGGGCCTTCCACGATTACAGCGGCGACTTCAACGCCTACGCGGCCTCGGTCGTCAACCTGTGCGAGGCCGGCAGCCTGATCCGGCGCCGCATGATCGAGGCGGGTCTGCGCTTCGACGAGGGGATGCGGCTCGGCTACGAGGATTGGGATTTCTGGCTCTCGGCCGTGGGGCGCGGCTTCCGCGGCCGCCACCTGCCGAATCTCGGCCTGTCCTACCGGAAGCGGGCGGAGAGCATGCTCGCCGACTCGACCCGCTCGGACACGCAGATCCGGGAATACCTGCGCCGCAAGCACGAGGCGCTGTTCCAGGTGAACGCCTTCGTCGCGCGGGAGCACGACGAGCTGCCGCGCTTCGCCGTGCGCCTGTCCGACGAGGCGAGCGTGGAGATGGCGAGCGACCTGCAGCGCGGCGGCCCGCGCATGGACCAGCAGGCCTTCGAGACGCGGATCTGGCAGGCGATCCGCGAGCCGGCCTTCGTCTGGGCGGGCCAGTACCTCCTGTCGACGACCGGCCGGACGCTCGCCCTGCTGCGCGGGGCGGGCCTGACGCGCTGGCTCTGCCTGGAGATCGAGCGGGCCCTCGCCGGCCACAACTTCGTGTCGCTGACCCTCGCGGCCTCGGACGACGACACCATCCGGGTCCGGCGCGGGCACGGCTTCTCGCCGCACTGCCACCTCCTCGCCGTCTCGCAGAAGCTCCTGCAGGCGATCGCCCTCGACGAGAAGGACGCCTGGATCACGGAACTGCCGATCCACGGCGCCAATTACCGCGTCGCCACCCTGGAGATCCGCCTCCCGCCTCGGGCGATGGCGGCGGAGACCCTGAAGGACGTGGCGGTGACGGACTTCGTCCAGTTCTGCCTGCACCTGCGCTGCCACGGCCTGCGCGGCCGTCCGAGCAACCTGGTCGAGGAGGTCTTCCTCGGCTCCCGCCCGCTCGACGCGATGGCGCCGCGCGCCCGCGCCCAGTTCGACGGCGCCCTGCTCCCGCCGGTGGCCGAGGCGCGCGAGGGCCGCGTCGCCTGCGTGCTGCCGCATTGCGATTTCGGCGGCGTCGAGAAGGTCACGTTCTGCCTCGCCCGCGAGTTGCGCCGCCAGGGGCTGCGCACCAGCCTGATCCTGCTCGGGAGCGACGTCGCCTACCGGGCGCACCGCGCGCTCGAGGCCTTCGACGACATCTACCTCGTCGACGCCGGGGGCCGCATCGCCGCCTGGGCGGGCGATTCCTTCCTGGGCACGCAGCTGCCCAGGATCCTGGACGAGGCCTGGGCCCGCGACTTCGCGAATGTCCTGACCACGTTCGAACTCGTGGTGAGCTGCCACTCGGCCGAGATCATGGGATTGTTCAGCGGGCTGCGGCGCCGGGGCGTCACCACGGCGACCTACCTGCACCTGTTCGACAAGTCGCGCATCGGCGCCGCCTGCGGCCATCCGATGCTCGCCCTCGCCTACGAGCACGCGATCGACCTCGTCCTGACCTGCTCGGAGGGGATGGCCTGCGAGATGGCGAGCCTCGGCATCCCGCGCGACAAGATCCTGGCCCTGCCGAACGCGCCCTCGCTGGAGCCCGATCCGCACCGCGCCGTCGCGCCGCGCGCCCCGGCCGGTCGCCCCCTGCGCCTGCTCTACCTGGGCCGCCTCGATACCCAGAAGGGGCTCGACCGGCTGGCCGAGATCATCGACGCGCTCGACCCGGACCCGCTCTTCGAGATCCGGGTGGTCGGGAAGGCGGTGTTGACCGACGCCCACCTGACCCTCAGCCGGCACGCGCACCTGGTCGAACCGCCGGTCTACGACGATGCCGGCCTCTCCGAGATCTACCGCTGGGCCGATATCCTGCTGCCGTCCCGCTACGAGGGGCTCCCGCTCACCGTGCTGGAGGCCATGGTCCACGGCGTGGTGCCGATCGTGGCCGCCTGCGGGGCGGTGGCCGAGGCGGTCGAGTCGGGCGTCAGCGGCGTCGTCGTCCCGCAGGAGCGCTGCGTTCCGGGCTTCCTCGACCACCTGCGGGCCCTGGCGGCCGCGCCGGAGCGGTTGGAGGCGATGAGCCGCGCGGCGATGGCGAGGGCCGCCGGCCGGCCCTGGAGCGTGCTCGCGGAGCGCCTGCGCGCGCGGCTCGGCGCCGTCCGGGCGGCCCGCGCCCGAGAGAGGGCCGGAGCGGGCCGCGCAGGAGCGGGAGCCGGGCTGATCGGCGCCCGCGGCGGCCGAGCCGTGCCCCCACGGCGGGGCCGCCCCGCTCCCGGCGACCTTGCAGGATCGCGCCGAATCGCTAGCTGGGAAGCGACCCTCCGGAGAGTTCGGCATGAATGCCCGTCCCGACGCGCGCGACTTTGCGGCCCCCCAGCAGTTCGGCATCGGTCAGCCGGTGCCGCGGGCCGAGGATCCCGTGCTGGTGCAGGGGCAGGGGCGCTACACGGACGACCTCGCCCTTGA
- a CDS encoding aminopeptidase — MNVHVSMSRAHETRLDRLAEVAVRVGLGLRPGQELVMTAPLEALGLARRITAEAYRAGASLVTTLYGDDAATLARFAHAPDDAFDRAAGWLYEGMASAYRNGAARLAIVGDDPSLLSGQDPDKVARANRARSRAYQPALELIATFATNWTIVSAATPAWARAVFPGLPEEEAVARLWDAIFAASRVDGEDPVAAWAAHNAALRRRTDRLNGRRYAALRFQGPGTDLTVGLADDHEWCGGASASRSGIICNANIPTEEVFTTPHRLRVEGRVAATKPLSYQGTLIEDIAVRFADGRIVEATARSGADVLARVLDTDEGARRLGEVALVPASSPISASGLLFFNTLYDENAASHIALGQAYSKCFREGGQGLSEEDLAARGANRSLIHIDWMIGSAAVDVDGLTAEGGAEPVMRRGEWVD; from the coding sequence ATGAATGTTCACGTTTCCATGAGCCGCGCGCACGAAACCCGCCTCGACCGCCTCGCCGAGGTCGCGGTGCGGGTCGGGCTCGGGCTGCGGCCCGGCCAGGAACTGGTGATGACGGCGCCGCTCGAAGCCCTCGGCCTCGCCCGACGCATCACCGCCGAGGCCTACCGGGCGGGCGCGTCCCTGGTGACGACGCTCTACGGCGACGACGCGGCCACGCTCGCCCGCTTCGCGCACGCCCCCGACGACGCCTTCGACCGCGCCGCGGGCTGGCTCTACGAGGGCATGGCCAGCGCCTACCGGAACGGCGCCGCCCGGCTCGCCATCGTGGGCGACGATCCCTCGCTCCTGTCCGGCCAGGATCCCGACAAGGTGGCGCGCGCCAACCGCGCCCGCTCGCGGGCCTACCAGCCGGCGCTGGAGCTGATCGCCACCTTCGCGACCAACTGGACCATCGTCTCGGCGGCCACGCCGGCCTGGGCCCGCGCCGTCTTCCCGGGCCTGCCCGAGGAGGAGGCGGTGGCGCGCCTGTGGGACGCGATCTTCGCCGCCTCGCGGGTCGACGGCGAGGATCCGGTCGCGGCCTGGGCGGCGCACAACGCCGCCCTGCGCCGCCGGACCGACCGGCTCAACGGGCGGCGCTACGCGGCCCTGCGCTTCCAGGGTCCGGGCACCGACCTGACGGTCGGGCTCGCCGACGACCACGAATGGTGCGGCGGCGCCTCGGCCTCGCGCAGCGGCATCATCTGCAACGCCAACATCCCGACCGAGGAGGTCTTCACCACCCCCCACCGGCTGCGGGTCGAGGGGCGGGTGGCGGCGACGAAGCCGCTCTCCTACCAGGGTACCCTGATCGAGGACATCGCGGTGCGCTTCGCGGACGGGCGGATCGTCGAGGCGACGGCGCGCAGCGGCGCCGACGTGCTCGCCCGCGTGCTCGACACCGACGAGGGCGCCCGCCGGCTGGGCGAGGTCGCCCTGGTGCCGGCCTCCTCGCCGATCTCGGCCTCGGGGCTGCTGTTCTTCAACACCCTCTACGACGAGAACGCGGCGAGCCACATCGCGCTCGGCCAAGCCTACAGCAAGTGTTTCCGCGAGGGCGGCCAGGGCCTGTCCGAGGAGGATCTCGCGGCCCGCGGCGCCAACCGCAGCCTGATCCACATCGACTGGATGATCGGTTCGGCCGCGGTCGACGTCGACGGCCTCACCGCCGAGGGCGGCGCCGAGCCGGTGATGCGCCGGGGCGAGTGGGTGGACTGA